One window of the Triticum dicoccoides isolate Atlit2015 ecotype Zavitan chromosome 3B, WEW_v2.0, whole genome shotgun sequence genome contains the following:
- the LOC119275155 gene encoding DDT domain-containing protein DDR4-like isoform X2, whose protein sequence is MASPAKRPKHSSPGKHPEMPPPAEEGPAEDPRVLLRRRWEFASVLHFLQVFEPVIEANLGLSADEIETALITNNDDLARIHIALLKGIPPVNKKLKLDVDDGWVIATAKKLSDWWSWVAEGANPFEKNRGKEVETFKEQDPVNRLFILKALCEVRLEQDDAVCYITDEMKKGVSIGNFRKDKLGSSSDGAIYWYVGDSTIGYRLYKEDVLVGFKNNWKGKDGRLTKPVTNIQWETVATNLDEFLEISEKLCSKGRSEATIGEHLKENIIPAVEKFQKKKERDLKRRQQKNERLERLAFANVFQTRSLRERKAVSYDYSDYDRRINEAIKATAKGKEADSRKEAAKKEKQVPCQADNKADIGADIEHNEDREQEDAKEGLDDLSSGDDEVSDYDDKDDGSSSSDGDTDTSDSHESNSDEEVIVPRKRTRLAARALASKQFRPGVRRSRRNMKGSDEEMVHPGEVTPEAMTKKTTRQRPTPISKQFSMSGSEDGSEEDHQSESAADSEKEDHQSESAADSEKEDHQSESAADSEEDHQSESAADSEEDDHQSESAADSEEDDHQSESAADSEEESGSS, encoded by the exons ATGGCCTCGCCGGCGAAGCGCCCGAAGCACTCGTCGCCGGGTAAGCACCCGGAGATGCCGCCGCCTGCGGAGGAAGGCCCCGCGGAGGATCCCCGCGTGCTCCTCCGCCGCCGCTGGGAGTTCGCCTCCGTTCTCCACTTCCTCCAG GTCTTCGAGCCGGTGATCGAGGCGAACCTGGGGCTCTCGGCCGACGAGATCGAGACGGCGCTCATCACCAACAACGACGACCTCGCTCGCATCCACATTGCCCTTTTGAAG GGAATACCACCAGTTAACAAAAAACTCAAACTCGATGTTGATGATGGATGGGTGATAGCAACTGCCAAGAAACTATCCGACTGGTGGTCATGG GTCGCTGAAGGGGCAAACCCGTTCGAAAAAAATCGTGG TAAGGAAGTTGAGACGTTTAAGGAGCAGGATCCAGTGAACCGTTTATTTATACTCAAAGCGCTTTGTGAAGTTCGCTTAGAG CAAGATGATGCAGTATGCTACATAACTGATGAAATGAAGAAAGGAGTTAGTATTGGCAACTTTAGGAAAGACAAGTTAGGGAGTTCTAGTGATGGGGCTATATACTG GTATGTTGGGGACTCAACTATTGGATATAGATTATACAAAGAAGATGTATTGGTTGGTTTTAAGAATAACTGGAAGGGGAAGGATGGCCGTTTGACAAAACCAGTTACCAATATTCAGTGGGAAACAGTTGCAACTAATCTTGATGAGTTTCTTGAGATATCA GAGAAGTTATGCAGCAAGGGTCGATCTGAAGCTACCATTGGGGAGCATCTTAAGGAAAATATTATTCCAGCTGTGGAGAAGTTCCAGAAG AAGAAAGAGAGGGACTTGAAACGTCGGCAGCAGAAGAATGAGCGTTTGGAGCGTTTAGCTTTTGCTAATGTTTTCCAAACCCGTTCATTGCGCGAACGTAAAGCTGTCAGCTACGATTACT CTGATTATGATCGTCGCATAAACGAGGCAATAAAAGCTACAGC GAAAGGAAAGGAAGCTGATTCACGCAAGGAGGCGGCGAAAAAGGAAAAGCAAGTTCCTTGTCAAGCAGACAACAAAGCTGATATAGGTGCTGACATTGAGCATAATGAAGACAGAGAACAGGAGGATGCCAAGGAGGGCCTAGATGATCTTAGTTCTGGCGACGATGAAGTCTCAGACTACGATGACAAGGATGACGGCTCCTCCAGCAGCGATGGAGACACTGATACTTCTGACTCCCACGAGAGCAACTCGGATGAGGAGGTTATTGTACCACGCAAGAGGACCCGCCTTGCTGCCCGGGCTCTTGCTAGCAAGCAGTTTCGACCAGGGGTTCGTCGGAGTCGAAGAAACATGAAAGGTTCTGATGAAGAGATGGTGCACCCAGGGGAGGTGACTCCTGAAGCTATGACAAAGAAAACAACGAGGCAAAGACCGACGCCCATCTCCAAGCAGTTCTCTATGTCAGGCTCTGAAGATGGCTCCGAAGAAG ATCATCAGTCAGAGTCAGCTGCAGATTCTGAGAAAGAAGATCATCAGTCAGAGTCAGCTGCAGATTCTGAGAAAGAAGATCATCAGTCAGAGTCAGCTGCAGATTCTGAGGAAGATCATCAGTCAGAGTCAGCTGCAGATTCTGAGGAAGATGATCATCAGTCAGAGTCAGCTGCAGATTCTGAGGAAGATGATCATCAGTCAGAGTCAGCTGCAGATTCTGAGGAGGAATCTGGGTCGTCTTAG
- the LOC119275155 gene encoding DDT domain-containing protein DDR4-like isoform X1 yields MASPAKRPKHSSPGKHPEMPPPAEEGPAEDPRVLLRRRWEFASVLHFLQVFEPVIEANLGLSADEIETALITNNDDLARIHIALLKGIPPVNKKLKLDVDDGWVIATAKKLSDWWSWVAEGANPFEKNRGKEVETFKEQDPVNRLFILKALCEVRLEQDDAVCYITDEMKKGVSIGNFRKDKLGSSSDGAIYWYVGDSTIGYRLYKEDVLVGFKNNWKGKDGRLTKPVTNIQWETVATNLDEFLEISEKLCSKGRSEATIGEHLKENIIPAVEKFQKKKERDLKRRQQKNERLERLAFANVFQTRSLRERKAVSYDYSDYDRRINEAIKATAKGKEADSRKEAAKKEKQVPCQADNKADIGADIEHNEDREQEDAKEGLDDLSSGDDEVSDYDDKDDGSSSSDGDTDTSDSHESNSDEEVIVPRKRTRLAARALASKQFRPGVRRSRRNMKGSDEEMVHPGEVTPEAMTKKTTRQRPTPISKQFSMSGSEDGSEEDHQSESAADSEKEDHQSESAADSEKEDHQSESAADSEKEDHQSESAADSEEDHQSESAADSEEDDHQSESAADSEEDDHQSESAADSEEESGSS; encoded by the exons ATGGCCTCGCCGGCGAAGCGCCCGAAGCACTCGTCGCCGGGTAAGCACCCGGAGATGCCGCCGCCTGCGGAGGAAGGCCCCGCGGAGGATCCCCGCGTGCTCCTCCGCCGCCGCTGGGAGTTCGCCTCCGTTCTCCACTTCCTCCAG GTCTTCGAGCCGGTGATCGAGGCGAACCTGGGGCTCTCGGCCGACGAGATCGAGACGGCGCTCATCACCAACAACGACGACCTCGCTCGCATCCACATTGCCCTTTTGAAG GGAATACCACCAGTTAACAAAAAACTCAAACTCGATGTTGATGATGGATGGGTGATAGCAACTGCCAAGAAACTATCCGACTGGTGGTCATGG GTCGCTGAAGGGGCAAACCCGTTCGAAAAAAATCGTGG TAAGGAAGTTGAGACGTTTAAGGAGCAGGATCCAGTGAACCGTTTATTTATACTCAAAGCGCTTTGTGAAGTTCGCTTAGAG CAAGATGATGCAGTATGCTACATAACTGATGAAATGAAGAAAGGAGTTAGTATTGGCAACTTTAGGAAAGACAAGTTAGGGAGTTCTAGTGATGGGGCTATATACTG GTATGTTGGGGACTCAACTATTGGATATAGATTATACAAAGAAGATGTATTGGTTGGTTTTAAGAATAACTGGAAGGGGAAGGATGGCCGTTTGACAAAACCAGTTACCAATATTCAGTGGGAAACAGTTGCAACTAATCTTGATGAGTTTCTTGAGATATCA GAGAAGTTATGCAGCAAGGGTCGATCTGAAGCTACCATTGGGGAGCATCTTAAGGAAAATATTATTCCAGCTGTGGAGAAGTTCCAGAAG AAGAAAGAGAGGGACTTGAAACGTCGGCAGCAGAAGAATGAGCGTTTGGAGCGTTTAGCTTTTGCTAATGTTTTCCAAACCCGTTCATTGCGCGAACGTAAAGCTGTCAGCTACGATTACT CTGATTATGATCGTCGCATAAACGAGGCAATAAAAGCTACAGC GAAAGGAAAGGAAGCTGATTCACGCAAGGAGGCGGCGAAAAAGGAAAAGCAAGTTCCTTGTCAAGCAGACAACAAAGCTGATATAGGTGCTGACATTGAGCATAATGAAGACAGAGAACAGGAGGATGCCAAGGAGGGCCTAGATGATCTTAGTTCTGGCGACGATGAAGTCTCAGACTACGATGACAAGGATGACGGCTCCTCCAGCAGCGATGGAGACACTGATACTTCTGACTCCCACGAGAGCAACTCGGATGAGGAGGTTATTGTACCACGCAAGAGGACCCGCCTTGCTGCCCGGGCTCTTGCTAGCAAGCAGTTTCGACCAGGGGTTCGTCGGAGTCGAAGAAACATGAAAGGTTCTGATGAAGAGATGGTGCACCCAGGGGAGGTGACTCCTGAAGCTATGACAAAGAAAACAACGAGGCAAAGACCGACGCCCATCTCCAAGCAGTTCTCTATGTCAGGCTCTGAAGATGGCTCCGAAGAAGATCATCAGTCAGAGTCAGCTGCAGATTCTGAGAAAGAAGATCATCAGTCAGAGTCAGCTGCAGATTCTGAGAAAGAAGATCATCAGTCAGAGTCAGCTGCAGATTCTGAGAAAGAAGATCATCAGTCAGAGTCAGCTGCAGATTCTGAGGAAGATCATCAGTCAGAGTCAGCTGCAGATTCTGAGGAAGATGATCATCAGTCAGAGTCAGCTGCAGATTCTGAGGAAGATGATCATCAGTCAGAGTCAGCTGCAGATTCTGAGGAGGAATCTGGGTCGTCTTAG